The following are from one region of the Capsicum annuum cultivar UCD-10X-F1 unplaced genomic scaffold, UCD10Xv1.1 ctg997, whole genome shotgun sequence genome:
- the LOC124895801 gene encoding uncharacterized protein LOC124895801 — translation MEFTKALCDLGASVNLIPLNIYNKLGLGNPTPTNMRLVMADRSVKRPVGILYDVLVKVSNFIFPADFVILDYKVDFEVTIILGRLFLTIGSVLIDLIANELFFTVNDEVVRYNVGKSMKQHEEMSLFSVVDLYFEDEQDVLRTTQLVIEPLAVVVMNYDSEGIEEYEEIVFALTGLGSYSYTSKKLELDLANRPTSPTKPSIEEPLVLELKKLPGHL, via the coding sequence ATGGAATTCACTAAAGCACTGTGTGATTTGGGAGCAAGTGTTAACTTGATTCCAttgaatatttataataaattggGTCTGGGGAATCCCACACCTACCAACATGAGACTCGTGATGGCAGACAGGTCAGTAAAGCGACCTGTTGGAattctgtatgatgtgttggtaaaggtctCAAATTTCATATTCCCCGCAGACTTCGTCATTCTGGACTACAAGGTGGACTTCGAAGTGACCATAATATTGGGTCGACTTTTCCTCACAATTGGAAGTGTGTTGATCGATTTGATAGCGAATGAGCTTTTTTTCACGGTGAATGATGAAGTTGTGCGGTATAATGTGGGAAAATCAATGAAACAGCATGAGGAAATGAGtttgttctcagtagttgatttgtattttgaggACGAACAGGATGTGCTTAGAACTACACAACTTGTTATTGAGCCTTTAGCTGTGGTTGTGATGAactatgatagtgaaggcattgAAGAGTATGAAGAGATAGTTTTTGCCCTAACTGGCCTAGGCTCATATTCTTATACTTCTAAAAAGTTGGAACTTGACCTGGCTAATCGACCAACATCACCAACCAAGCCGTCTATTGAAGAACCTCTcgtgttggaattgaagaagcTACCTGGTCACTTATGA